The following proteins come from a genomic window of Larimichthys crocea isolate SSNF chromosome III, L_crocea_2.0, whole genome shotgun sequence:
- the blnk gene encoding B-cell linker protein isoform X9 — MNMETLGKLAAPASAKIRQLQKIVQDIKKNDGSLLNKLRRLKSKPIPKVPARDYRDDDQLSEPDYDNDTYEDPHEDHDDSYEPPPRGHHQNFTTTPAASYPKGEYLDNRRNQPQRPPRKPVRPSKGSKQLPPEPTGMGSDDEDYINPDGNDDDNYIEPEENPPSNPMMHGMSKVGKNSPMLSTPLPERPPSPDVYEVPDQEENSMSPASRLCPIPTTQSHTLPPKPSPRITTKISPPTEPTGDDEYEVCDPHDSTSDKAAEGPPPLKPKPVPRERSPKPPVRPRPDLKPREFESRTLPVMPTEQKTSPKAFSLDFHKRPKIPLPHFTPPKPADKGSISSENGSLDQDKFPFTVFQDADVYRKSWYASTCDRKTADDVLFRANKDGAFMVRKSSGQDAQQPYTLVVFYNGRVYNIPIRFIPTTQQYALGREKRGEEYFSSVSHIIENHQRNPLVLIDSQSNTKDATKLCFPVKP; from the exons ATGAATATGGAGACGTTAGGTAAACTGGCTGCTCCTGCTTCAGCAAAGATTCG GCAGCTTCAGAAGATCGTTCAAGACATCAAGAAAAACGATGGCAGCCTACTGAATAAACTCCGAAG ACTGAAAAGCAAACCGATTCCAAAAGTACCAGCGAGAGATTACAGAG atgATGACCAACTGTCTGAACCCGATTAT GATAATGACACATATGAGGATCCACATGAGGACCATGATGACAGCTATGAGCCTCCTCCTCGTGGTCATCACCAAAACTTCACCACAACTCCCGCTGCTTCCTACCCAAAGGGAGAGTACCTTG ACAACCGTCGTAACCAACCCCAGCGACCGCCCAGGAAGCCGGTCCGCCCAAGCAAAGGCTCCAAACAACTGCCCCCCGAACCCACAGGCATGGGGAGCGATGAT GAAGACTACATCAATCCAGACGGTAACGATGATGACAACTATATAGAACCTGAAGAGAATCCACCTTCAA ATCCTATGATGCATGGTATGAGCAAAGTGGGGAAGAACTCTCCTATGTTGTCTACACCTTTACCAGAGCGTCCACCCAGTCCCG atgtttatGAAGTCCCTGACCAAGAG GAGAACTCAATGTCTCCTGCAAGCAG ACTATGTCCAATCCCCACAACACAGTCACATACTTTACCGCCAAAGCCCAGCCCCAG aataacaacaaaaatatctccTCCTACT GAGCCCACAGGTGATGACGAATATGAAGTTTGTGATCCACACGACA GTACCAGTGATAAAGCTGCAGAGGGTCCCCCTCCACTCAAACCCAAACCTGTGCCCAGAGA GAGGTCACCAAAACCACCCGTAAGGCCG agaCCAGATTTAAAACCAAGGGAGTTTGAAA GCCGAACTCTGCCTGTGATGCCAACAGAGCAGAAGACTTCACCAAAAGCTTTTTCTCTGGACTTTCACAAGCGACCAAA AATTCCTCTTCCACACTTTACCCCCCCCA AACCAGCTGACAAAGGAAGCATTTCTTCTGAAAATGGGTCATTAGACCAGGATAAG TTtccatttactgtatttcagGATGCAGACGTCTATAGGAAGTCCTGGTATGCCAGCACATGTGACCGCAAAACTGCTGACGACGTCTTGTTCCGCGCAAATAAA GACGGGGCGTTCATGGTGAGAAAGAGCTCCGGTCAAGACGCACAGCAGCCCTATACATTAGTGGTGTTTTACAATGGCAGAGTGTACAACATCCCGATCCGCTTCATACCAACAACTCAACAGTACGCTCtgggaagagagaagagaggggaggag tatttCAGCAGTGTCTCCCACATCATAGAGAACCACCAGAGAAACCCCCTGGTGCTGATTGATAGCCAGAGTAACACCAAGGACGCCACCAAACTGTGCTTCCCCGTGAAGCCCTAG
- the blnk gene encoding B-cell linker protein isoform X11: MNMETLGKLAAPASAKIRQLQKIVQDIKKNDGSLLNKLRSISLHGSRLKSKPIPKVPARDYRDDDQLSEPDYDNDTYEDPHEDHDDSYEPPPRGHHQNFTTTPAASYPKGEYLDNRRNQPQRPPRKPVRPSKGSKQLPPEPTGMGSDDEDYINPDGNDDDNYIEPEENPPSNPMMHGMSKVGKNSPMLSTPLPERPPSPDVYEVPDQEENSMSPASRLCPIPTTQSHTLPPKPSPRITTKISPPTEPTGDDEYEVCDPHDSTSDKAAEGPPPLKPKPVPRERSPKPPVRPRPDLKPREFESRTLPVMPTEQKTSPKAFSLDFHKRPKIPLPHFTPPKPADKGSISSENGSLDQDKDADVYRKSWYASTCDRKTADDVLFRANKDGAFMVRKSSGQDAQQPYTLVVFYNGRVYNIPIRFIPTTQQYALGREKRGEEYFSSVSHIIENHQRNPLVLIDSQSNTKDATKLCFPVKP; this comes from the exons ATGAATATGGAGACGTTAGGTAAACTGGCTGCTCCTGCTTCAGCAAAGATTCG GCAGCTTCAGAAGATCGTTCAAGACATCAAGAAAAACGATGGCAGCCTACTGAATAAACTCCGAAG TATCTCTCTCCATGGCTCCAGACTGAAAAGCAAACCGATTCCAAAAGTACCAGCGAGAGATTACAGAG atgATGACCAACTGTCTGAACCCGATTAT GATAATGACACATATGAGGATCCACATGAGGACCATGATGACAGCTATGAGCCTCCTCCTCGTGGTCATCACCAAAACTTCACCACAACTCCCGCTGCTTCCTACCCAAAGGGAGAGTACCTTG ACAACCGTCGTAACCAACCCCAGCGACCGCCCAGGAAGCCGGTCCGCCCAAGCAAAGGCTCCAAACAACTGCCCCCCGAACCCACAGGCATGGGGAGCGATGAT GAAGACTACATCAATCCAGACGGTAACGATGATGACAACTATATAGAACCTGAAGAGAATCCACCTTCAA ATCCTATGATGCATGGTATGAGCAAAGTGGGGAAGAACTCTCCTATGTTGTCTACACCTTTACCAGAGCGTCCACCCAGTCCCG atgtttatGAAGTCCCTGACCAAGAG GAGAACTCAATGTCTCCTGCAAGCAG ACTATGTCCAATCCCCACAACACAGTCACATACTTTACCGCCAAAGCCCAGCCCCAG aataacaacaaaaatatctccTCCTACT GAGCCCACAGGTGATGACGAATATGAAGTTTGTGATCCACACGACA GTACCAGTGATAAAGCTGCAGAGGGTCCCCCTCCACTCAAACCCAAACCTGTGCCCAGAGA GAGGTCACCAAAACCACCCGTAAGGCCG agaCCAGATTTAAAACCAAGGGAGTTTGAAA GCCGAACTCTGCCTGTGATGCCAACAGAGCAGAAGACTTCACCAAAAGCTTTTTCTCTGGACTTTCACAAGCGACCAAA AATTCCTCTTCCACACTTTACCCCCCCCA AACCAGCTGACAAAGGAAGCATTTCTTCTGAAAATGGGTCATTAGACCAGGATAAG GATGCAGACGTCTATAGGAAGTCCTGGTATGCCAGCACATGTGACCGCAAAACTGCTGACGACGTCTTGTTCCGCGCAAATAAA GACGGGGCGTTCATGGTGAGAAAGAGCTCCGGTCAAGACGCACAGCAGCCCTATACATTAGTGGTGTTTTACAATGGCAGAGTGTACAACATCCCGATCCGCTTCATACCAACAACTCAACAGTACGCTCtgggaagagagaagagaggggaggag tatttCAGCAGTGTCTCCCACATCATAGAGAACCACCAGAGAAACCCCCTGGTGCTGATTGATAGCCAGAGTAACACCAAGGACGCCACCAAACTGTGCTTCCCCGTGAAGCCCTAG
- the blnk gene encoding B-cell linker protein isoform X8 translates to MNMETLGKLAAPASAKIRQLQKIVQDIKKNDGSLLNKLRSISLHGSRLKSKPIPKVPARDYRDDDQLSEPDYDNDTYEDPHEDHDDSYEPPPRGHHQNFTTTPAASYPKGEYLDNRRNQPQRPPRKPVRPSKGSKQLPPEPTGMGSDDEDYINPDGNDDDNYIEPEENPPSNPMMHGMSKVGKNSPMLSTPLPERPPSPDVYEVPDQEENSMSPASRLCPIPTTQSHTLPPKPSPRITTKISPPTEPTGDDEYEVCDPHDSTSDKAAEGPPPLKPKPVPRERSPKPPVRPRPDLKPREFESRTLPVMPTEQKTSPKAFSLDFHKRPKIPLPHFTPPKPADKGSISSENGSLDQDKFPFTVFQDADVYRKSWYASTCDRKTADDVLFRANKDGAFMVRKSSGQDAQQPYTLVVFYNGRVYNIPIRFIPTTQQYALGREKRGEEYFSSVSHIIENHQRNPLVLIDSQSNTKDATKLCFPVKP, encoded by the exons ATGAATATGGAGACGTTAGGTAAACTGGCTGCTCCTGCTTCAGCAAAGATTCG GCAGCTTCAGAAGATCGTTCAAGACATCAAGAAAAACGATGGCAGCCTACTGAATAAACTCCGAAG TATCTCTCTCCATGGCTCCAGACTGAAAAGCAAACCGATTCCAAAAGTACCAGCGAGAGATTACAGAG atgATGACCAACTGTCTGAACCCGATTAT GATAATGACACATATGAGGATCCACATGAGGACCATGATGACAGCTATGAGCCTCCTCCTCGTGGTCATCACCAAAACTTCACCACAACTCCCGCTGCTTCCTACCCAAAGGGAGAGTACCTTG ACAACCGTCGTAACCAACCCCAGCGACCGCCCAGGAAGCCGGTCCGCCCAAGCAAAGGCTCCAAACAACTGCCCCCCGAACCCACAGGCATGGGGAGCGATGAT GAAGACTACATCAATCCAGACGGTAACGATGATGACAACTATATAGAACCTGAAGAGAATCCACCTTCAA ATCCTATGATGCATGGTATGAGCAAAGTGGGGAAGAACTCTCCTATGTTGTCTACACCTTTACCAGAGCGTCCACCCAGTCCCG atgtttatGAAGTCCCTGACCAAGAG GAGAACTCAATGTCTCCTGCAAGCAG ACTATGTCCAATCCCCACAACACAGTCACATACTTTACCGCCAAAGCCCAGCCCCAG aataacaacaaaaatatctccTCCTACT GAGCCCACAGGTGATGACGAATATGAAGTTTGTGATCCACACGACA GTACCAGTGATAAAGCTGCAGAGGGTCCCCCTCCACTCAAACCCAAACCTGTGCCCAGAGA GAGGTCACCAAAACCACCCGTAAGGCCG agaCCAGATTTAAAACCAAGGGAGTTTGAAA GCCGAACTCTGCCTGTGATGCCAACAGAGCAGAAGACTTCACCAAAAGCTTTTTCTCTGGACTTTCACAAGCGACCAAA AATTCCTCTTCCACACTTTACCCCCCCCA AACCAGCTGACAAAGGAAGCATTTCTTCTGAAAATGGGTCATTAGACCAGGATAAG TTtccatttactgtatttcagGATGCAGACGTCTATAGGAAGTCCTGGTATGCCAGCACATGTGACCGCAAAACTGCTGACGACGTCTTGTTCCGCGCAAATAAA GACGGGGCGTTCATGGTGAGAAAGAGCTCCGGTCAAGACGCACAGCAGCCCTATACATTAGTGGTGTTTTACAATGGCAGAGTGTACAACATCCCGATCCGCTTCATACCAACAACTCAACAGTACGCTCtgggaagagagaagagaggggaggag tatttCAGCAGTGTCTCCCACATCATAGAGAACCACCAGAGAAACCCCCTGGTGCTGATTGATAGCCAGAGTAACACCAAGGACGCCACCAAACTGTGCTTCCCCGTGAAGCCCTAG
- the blnk gene encoding B-cell linker protein isoform X6, whose amino-acid sequence MDTDFCGMIKCVSVGPRFSSLKKNLSDTELSKFSLIHQPQLQKIVQDIKKNDGSLLNKLRRLKSKPIPKVPARDYRDDDQLSEPDYDNDTYEDPHEDHDDSYEPPPRGHHQNFTTTPAASYPKGEYLDNRRNQPQRPPRKPVRPSKGSKQLPPEPTGMGSDDEDYINPDGNDDDNYIEPEENPPSNPMMHGMSKVGKNSPMLSTPLPERPPSPDVYEVPDQEENSMSPASRLCPIPTTQSHTLPPKPSPRITTKISPPTEPTGDDEYEVCDPHDSTSDKAAEGPPPLKPKPVPRERSPKPPVRPRPDLKPREFESRTLPVMPTEQKTSPKAFSLDFHKRPKIPLPHFTPPKPADKGSISSENGSLDQDKFPFTVFQDADVYRKSWYASTCDRKTADDVLFRANKDGAFMVRKSSGQDAQQPYTLVVFYNGRVYNIPIRFIPTTQQYALGREKRGEEYFSSVSHIIENHQRNPLVLIDSQSNTKDATKLCFPVKP is encoded by the exons GCAGCTTCAGAAGATCGTTCAAGACATCAAGAAAAACGATGGCAGCCTACTGAATAAACTCCGAAG ACTGAAAAGCAAACCGATTCCAAAAGTACCAGCGAGAGATTACAGAG atgATGACCAACTGTCTGAACCCGATTAT GATAATGACACATATGAGGATCCACATGAGGACCATGATGACAGCTATGAGCCTCCTCCTCGTGGTCATCACCAAAACTTCACCACAACTCCCGCTGCTTCCTACCCAAAGGGAGAGTACCTTG ACAACCGTCGTAACCAACCCCAGCGACCGCCCAGGAAGCCGGTCCGCCCAAGCAAAGGCTCCAAACAACTGCCCCCCGAACCCACAGGCATGGGGAGCGATGAT GAAGACTACATCAATCCAGACGGTAACGATGATGACAACTATATAGAACCTGAAGAGAATCCACCTTCAA ATCCTATGATGCATGGTATGAGCAAAGTGGGGAAGAACTCTCCTATGTTGTCTACACCTTTACCAGAGCGTCCACCCAGTCCCG atgtttatGAAGTCCCTGACCAAGAG GAGAACTCAATGTCTCCTGCAAGCAG ACTATGTCCAATCCCCACAACACAGTCACATACTTTACCGCCAAAGCCCAGCCCCAG aataacaacaaaaatatctccTCCTACT GAGCCCACAGGTGATGACGAATATGAAGTTTGTGATCCACACGACA GTACCAGTGATAAAGCTGCAGAGGGTCCCCCTCCACTCAAACCCAAACCTGTGCCCAGAGA GAGGTCACCAAAACCACCCGTAAGGCCG agaCCAGATTTAAAACCAAGGGAGTTTGAAA GCCGAACTCTGCCTGTGATGCCAACAGAGCAGAAGACTTCACCAAAAGCTTTTTCTCTGGACTTTCACAAGCGACCAAA AATTCCTCTTCCACACTTTACCCCCCCCA AACCAGCTGACAAAGGAAGCATTTCTTCTGAAAATGGGTCATTAGACCAGGATAAG TTtccatttactgtatttcagGATGCAGACGTCTATAGGAAGTCCTGGTATGCCAGCACATGTGACCGCAAAACTGCTGACGACGTCTTGTTCCGCGCAAATAAA GACGGGGCGTTCATGGTGAGAAAGAGCTCCGGTCAAGACGCACAGCAGCCCTATACATTAGTGGTGTTTTACAATGGCAGAGTGTACAACATCCCGATCCGCTTCATACCAACAACTCAACAGTACGCTCtgggaagagagaagagaggggaggag tatttCAGCAGTGTCTCCCACATCATAGAGAACCACCAGAGAAACCCCCTGGTGCTGATTGATAGCCAGAGTAACACCAAGGACGCCACCAAACTGTGCTTCCCCGTGAAGCCCTAG
- the blnk gene encoding B-cell linker protein isoform X7, producing the protein MNLPSREECEGWDQAQVAFFLYKNLSDTELSKFSLIHQPQLQKIVQDIKKNDGSLLNKLRRLKSKPIPKVPARDYRDDDQLSEPDYDNDTYEDPHEDHDDSYEPPPRGHHQNFTTTPAASYPKGEYLDNRRNQPQRPPRKPVRPSKGSKQLPPEPTGMGSDDEDYINPDGNDDDNYIEPEENPPSNPMMHGMSKVGKNSPMLSTPLPERPPSPDVYEVPDQEENSMSPASRLCPIPTTQSHTLPPKPSPRITTKISPPTEPTGDDEYEVCDPHDSTSDKAAEGPPPLKPKPVPRERSPKPPVRPRPDLKPREFESRTLPVMPTEQKTSPKAFSLDFHKRPKIPLPHFTPPKPADKGSISSENGSLDQDKFPFTVFQDADVYRKSWYASTCDRKTADDVLFRANKDGAFMVRKSSGQDAQQPYTLVVFYNGRVYNIPIRFIPTTQQYALGREKRGEEYFSSVSHIIENHQRNPLVLIDSQSNTKDATKLCFPVKP; encoded by the exons GCAGCTTCAGAAGATCGTTCAAGACATCAAGAAAAACGATGGCAGCCTACTGAATAAACTCCGAAG ACTGAAAAGCAAACCGATTCCAAAAGTACCAGCGAGAGATTACAGAG atgATGACCAACTGTCTGAACCCGATTAT GATAATGACACATATGAGGATCCACATGAGGACCATGATGACAGCTATGAGCCTCCTCCTCGTGGTCATCACCAAAACTTCACCACAACTCCCGCTGCTTCCTACCCAAAGGGAGAGTACCTTG ACAACCGTCGTAACCAACCCCAGCGACCGCCCAGGAAGCCGGTCCGCCCAAGCAAAGGCTCCAAACAACTGCCCCCCGAACCCACAGGCATGGGGAGCGATGAT GAAGACTACATCAATCCAGACGGTAACGATGATGACAACTATATAGAACCTGAAGAGAATCCACCTTCAA ATCCTATGATGCATGGTATGAGCAAAGTGGGGAAGAACTCTCCTATGTTGTCTACACCTTTACCAGAGCGTCCACCCAGTCCCG atgtttatGAAGTCCCTGACCAAGAG GAGAACTCAATGTCTCCTGCAAGCAG ACTATGTCCAATCCCCACAACACAGTCACATACTTTACCGCCAAAGCCCAGCCCCAG aataacaacaaaaatatctccTCCTACT GAGCCCACAGGTGATGACGAATATGAAGTTTGTGATCCACACGACA GTACCAGTGATAAAGCTGCAGAGGGTCCCCCTCCACTCAAACCCAAACCTGTGCCCAGAGA GAGGTCACCAAAACCACCCGTAAGGCCG agaCCAGATTTAAAACCAAGGGAGTTTGAAA GCCGAACTCTGCCTGTGATGCCAACAGAGCAGAAGACTTCACCAAAAGCTTTTTCTCTGGACTTTCACAAGCGACCAAA AATTCCTCTTCCACACTTTACCCCCCCCA AACCAGCTGACAAAGGAAGCATTTCTTCTGAAAATGGGTCATTAGACCAGGATAAG TTtccatttactgtatttcagGATGCAGACGTCTATAGGAAGTCCTGGTATGCCAGCACATGTGACCGCAAAACTGCTGACGACGTCTTGTTCCGCGCAAATAAA GACGGGGCGTTCATGGTGAGAAAGAGCTCCGGTCAAGACGCACAGCAGCCCTATACATTAGTGGTGTTTTACAATGGCAGAGTGTACAACATCCCGATCCGCTTCATACCAACAACTCAACAGTACGCTCtgggaagagagaagagaggggaggag tatttCAGCAGTGTCTCCCACATCATAGAGAACCACCAGAGAAACCCCCTGGTGCTGATTGATAGCCAGAGTAACACCAAGGACGCCACCAAACTGTGCTTCCCCGTGAAGCCCTAG
- the blnk gene encoding B-cell linker protein isoform X4: MDTDFCGMIKCVSVGPRFSSLKKNLSDTELSKFSLIHQPQLQKIVQDIKKNDGSLLNKLRSISLHGSRLKSKPIPKVPARDYRDDDQLSEPDYDNDTYEDPHEDHDDSYEPPPRGHHQNFTTTPAASYPKGEYLDNRRNQPQRPPRKPVRPSKGSKQLPPEPTGMGSDDEDYINPDGNDDDNYIEPEENPPSNPMMHGMSKVGKNSPMLSTPLPERPPSPDVYEVPDQEENSMSPASRLCPIPTTQSHTLPPKPSPRITTKISPPTEPTGDDEYEVCDPHDSTSDKAAEGPPPLKPKPVPRERSPKPPVRPRPDLKPREFESRTLPVMPTEQKTSPKAFSLDFHKRPKIPLPHFTPPKPADKGSISSENGSLDQDKFPFTVFQDADVYRKSWYASTCDRKTADDVLFRANKDGAFMVRKSSGQDAQQPYTLVVFYNGRVYNIPIRFIPTTQQYALGREKRGEEYFSSVSHIIENHQRNPLVLIDSQSNTKDATKLCFPVKP; encoded by the exons GCAGCTTCAGAAGATCGTTCAAGACATCAAGAAAAACGATGGCAGCCTACTGAATAAACTCCGAAG TATCTCTCTCCATGGCTCCAGACTGAAAAGCAAACCGATTCCAAAAGTACCAGCGAGAGATTACAGAG atgATGACCAACTGTCTGAACCCGATTAT GATAATGACACATATGAGGATCCACATGAGGACCATGATGACAGCTATGAGCCTCCTCCTCGTGGTCATCACCAAAACTTCACCACAACTCCCGCTGCTTCCTACCCAAAGGGAGAGTACCTTG ACAACCGTCGTAACCAACCCCAGCGACCGCCCAGGAAGCCGGTCCGCCCAAGCAAAGGCTCCAAACAACTGCCCCCCGAACCCACAGGCATGGGGAGCGATGAT GAAGACTACATCAATCCAGACGGTAACGATGATGACAACTATATAGAACCTGAAGAGAATCCACCTTCAA ATCCTATGATGCATGGTATGAGCAAAGTGGGGAAGAACTCTCCTATGTTGTCTACACCTTTACCAGAGCGTCCACCCAGTCCCG atgtttatGAAGTCCCTGACCAAGAG GAGAACTCAATGTCTCCTGCAAGCAG ACTATGTCCAATCCCCACAACACAGTCACATACTTTACCGCCAAAGCCCAGCCCCAG aataacaacaaaaatatctccTCCTACT GAGCCCACAGGTGATGACGAATATGAAGTTTGTGATCCACACGACA GTACCAGTGATAAAGCTGCAGAGGGTCCCCCTCCACTCAAACCCAAACCTGTGCCCAGAGA GAGGTCACCAAAACCACCCGTAAGGCCG agaCCAGATTTAAAACCAAGGGAGTTTGAAA GCCGAACTCTGCCTGTGATGCCAACAGAGCAGAAGACTTCACCAAAAGCTTTTTCTCTGGACTTTCACAAGCGACCAAA AATTCCTCTTCCACACTTTACCCCCCCCA AACCAGCTGACAAAGGAAGCATTTCTTCTGAAAATGGGTCATTAGACCAGGATAAG TTtccatttactgtatttcagGATGCAGACGTCTATAGGAAGTCCTGGTATGCCAGCACATGTGACCGCAAAACTGCTGACGACGTCTTGTTCCGCGCAAATAAA GACGGGGCGTTCATGGTGAGAAAGAGCTCCGGTCAAGACGCACAGCAGCCCTATACATTAGTGGTGTTTTACAATGGCAGAGTGTACAACATCCCGATCCGCTTCATACCAACAACTCAACAGTACGCTCtgggaagagagaagagaggggaggag tatttCAGCAGTGTCTCCCACATCATAGAGAACCACCAGAGAAACCCCCTGGTGCTGATTGATAGCCAGAGTAACACCAAGGACGCCACCAAACTGTGCTTCCCCGTGAAGCCCTAG
- the blnk gene encoding B-cell linker protein isoform X5 yields MNLPSREECEGWDQAQVAFFLYKNLSDTELSKFSLIHQPQLQKIVQDIKKNDGSLLNKLRSISLHGSRLKSKPIPKVPARDYRDDDQLSEPDYDNDTYEDPHEDHDDSYEPPPRGHHQNFTTTPAASYPKGEYLDNRRNQPQRPPRKPVRPSKGSKQLPPEPTGMGSDDEDYINPDGNDDDNYIEPEENPPSNPMMHGMSKVGKNSPMLSTPLPERPPSPDVYEVPDQEENSMSPASRLCPIPTTQSHTLPPKPSPRITTKISPPTEPTGDDEYEVCDPHDSTSDKAAEGPPPLKPKPVPRERSPKPPVRPRPDLKPREFESRTLPVMPTEQKTSPKAFSLDFHKRPKIPLPHFTPPKPADKGSISSENGSLDQDKFPFTVFQDADVYRKSWYASTCDRKTADDVLFRANKDGAFMVRKSSGQDAQQPYTLVVFYNGRVYNIPIRFIPTTQQYALGREKRGEEYFSSVSHIIENHQRNPLVLIDSQSNTKDATKLCFPVKP; encoded by the exons GCAGCTTCAGAAGATCGTTCAAGACATCAAGAAAAACGATGGCAGCCTACTGAATAAACTCCGAAG TATCTCTCTCCATGGCTCCAGACTGAAAAGCAAACCGATTCCAAAAGTACCAGCGAGAGATTACAGAG atgATGACCAACTGTCTGAACCCGATTAT GATAATGACACATATGAGGATCCACATGAGGACCATGATGACAGCTATGAGCCTCCTCCTCGTGGTCATCACCAAAACTTCACCACAACTCCCGCTGCTTCCTACCCAAAGGGAGAGTACCTTG ACAACCGTCGTAACCAACCCCAGCGACCGCCCAGGAAGCCGGTCCGCCCAAGCAAAGGCTCCAAACAACTGCCCCCCGAACCCACAGGCATGGGGAGCGATGAT GAAGACTACATCAATCCAGACGGTAACGATGATGACAACTATATAGAACCTGAAGAGAATCCACCTTCAA ATCCTATGATGCATGGTATGAGCAAAGTGGGGAAGAACTCTCCTATGTTGTCTACACCTTTACCAGAGCGTCCACCCAGTCCCG atgtttatGAAGTCCCTGACCAAGAG GAGAACTCAATGTCTCCTGCAAGCAG ACTATGTCCAATCCCCACAACACAGTCACATACTTTACCGCCAAAGCCCAGCCCCAG aataacaacaaaaatatctccTCCTACT GAGCCCACAGGTGATGACGAATATGAAGTTTGTGATCCACACGACA GTACCAGTGATAAAGCTGCAGAGGGTCCCCCTCCACTCAAACCCAAACCTGTGCCCAGAGA GAGGTCACCAAAACCACCCGTAAGGCCG agaCCAGATTTAAAACCAAGGGAGTTTGAAA GCCGAACTCTGCCTGTGATGCCAACAGAGCAGAAGACTTCACCAAAAGCTTTTTCTCTGGACTTTCACAAGCGACCAAA AATTCCTCTTCCACACTTTACCCCCCCCA AACCAGCTGACAAAGGAAGCATTTCTTCTGAAAATGGGTCATTAGACCAGGATAAG TTtccatttactgtatttcagGATGCAGACGTCTATAGGAAGTCCTGGTATGCCAGCACATGTGACCGCAAAACTGCTGACGACGTCTTGTTCCGCGCAAATAAA GACGGGGCGTTCATGGTGAGAAAGAGCTCCGGTCAAGACGCACAGCAGCCCTATACATTAGTGGTGTTTTACAATGGCAGAGTGTACAACATCCCGATCCGCTTCATACCAACAACTCAACAGTACGCTCtgggaagagagaagagaggggaggag tatttCAGCAGTGTCTCCCACATCATAGAGAACCACCAGAGAAACCCCCTGGTGCTGATTGATAGCCAGAGTAACACCAAGGACGCCACCAAACTGTGCTTCCCCGTGAAGCCCTAG